Proteins encoded in a region of the Ornithodoros turicata isolate Travis chromosome 3, ASM3712646v1, whole genome shotgun sequence genome:
- the LOC135388459 gene encoding sterile alpha motif domain-containing protein 3-like isoform X1 — protein sequence MQQPSMSSAVPEKTNDIEDRDGKAYDLPDFGWLHGSLLMVANGEPLTSSLEIKIVEFLYQSVMPFTLYPSRVFYYKVISLFLERYPHLADSIGSGFSSWLVALRNKFKNERRKVQNHEQVQQNRAKFASKRSGTDAEQPSELRRTQRESDVHTASQHEDETSIERHEQWLRSEGKKTDPDEFQIKVRMAATHRSRAADLATLPVTVTVVKYPYIMASGRFFNEFESATSKEALQPVQRGVEEVIRLTVSGIIRTGSPLQEKAKHIPHLEDVGATRKKHMLAVAALNILGCSLRETSALSHLFVHENVDPMPMIPCVRFTGDSLDEAQHMYLHVDGTRLFRVMDAEEGIAAIFAAYWIFQAQYGKEVTNVMTFIERQWYKLHSTKAKQQVIKLVSKVVRATT from the exons ATGCAGCAGCCAAGCAtgagcagtgctgttccagaaaAAAC GAATGACATTGAAGACCGTGATGGGAAAGCATATGACCTTCCGGACTTTGGTTGGCTGCATGGGTCTCTACTTATGGTAGCAAACGGAGAGCCCTTGACATCTTCCCTCGAGATCAAAATCGTCGAGTTCTTGTACCAATCAGTCATGCCCTTCACATT ATACCCTTCTCGTGTTTTTTATTACAAAGTCATCAGCCTATTTCTTGAGCGTTACCCGCACCTTGCTGACTCCATTGGATCCGGATTT AGCTCTTGGCTTGTTGCTCTCCGCAATAAGTTCAAGAACGAGCGACGCAAGGTGCAGAACCATGAACAAGTGCAACAAAATCGCGCCAAATTTGCAAGCAAGCGAAGTGGAACTGATGCTGAGCAGCCTAGTGAATTGCGGAGGACACAACGAGAG TCTGATGTTCATACTGCCAGTCAGCATGAAGATGAAACAAGTATAGAGAGACATGAGCAGTGGCTAAGAAGCGAGGGCAAAAAGACAGACCCTGATGAGTTCCAAATCAAAGTGAGAATGGCGGCAACCCACCGAAGCAGAGCTGCAGACCTCGCCACTCTGCCTGTGACTGTTACTGTAGTAAAATACCCGTACATCATGGCCTCCGGCAGG TTCTTCAACGAGTTTGAGAGTGCCACAAGTAAAGAAGCCCTCCAGCCTGTGCagcgtggtgtcgaggaagtgaTCAGGCTCACTGTTAGTGGTATTATTCGTACTGGCAGCCCGCTGCAGGAAAAGGCGAAACACATCCCACACCTGGAAGATGTAGGCGCAACACGAAAGAAAC ACATGCTTGCTGTGGCTGCTTTGAACATCCTGGGCTGTTCCTTGCGAGAAACAAGTGCTCTGTCACACCTCTTTGTGCATGAAAAC GTGGACCCAATGCCCATGATCCCGTGCGTCAGGTTCACAGGGGACTCACTTGACGAAGCACAGCATATGTACCTCCATGTTGATGGAACACGGCTCTTCCGGGTGATGGATGCCGAAGAAGGCATTGCAGCAATATTTGCTGCATATTGGATCTTTCAAGCCCAGTATGGAAAAGAAGTGACCAACGTCATGACGTTCATTGAACGTCAGTGGTACAAGTTGCACTCTACCAAGGCAAAGCAACAAGTGATCAAGCTAGTCAGCAAAGTGGTGAGGGCTACCACGTAA
- the LOC135388459 gene encoding sterile alpha motif domain-containing protein 3-like isoform X2, which translates to MTNRNDIEDRDGKAYDLPDFGWLHGSLLMVANGEPLTSSLEIKIVEFLYQSVMPFTLYPSRVFYYKVISLFLERYPHLADSIGSGFSSWLVALRNKFKNERRKVQNHEQVQQNRAKFASKRSGTDAEQPSELRRTQRESDVHTASQHEDETSIERHEQWLRSEGKKTDPDEFQIKVRMAATHRSRAADLATLPVTVTVVKYPYIMASGRFFNEFESATSKEALQPVQRGVEEVIRLTVSGIIRTGSPLQEKAKHIPHLEDVGATRKKHMLAVAALNILGCSLRETSALSHLFVHENVDPMPMIPCVRFTGDSLDEAQHMYLHVDGTRLFRVMDAEEGIAAIFAAYWIFQAQYGKEVTNVMTFIERQWYKLHSTKAKQQVIKLVSKVVRATT; encoded by the exons ATGACTAACCG GAATGACATTGAAGACCGTGATGGGAAAGCATATGACCTTCCGGACTTTGGTTGGCTGCATGGGTCTCTACTTATGGTAGCAAACGGAGAGCCCTTGACATCTTCCCTCGAGATCAAAATCGTCGAGTTCTTGTACCAATCAGTCATGCCCTTCACATT ATACCCTTCTCGTGTTTTTTATTACAAAGTCATCAGCCTATTTCTTGAGCGTTACCCGCACCTTGCTGACTCCATTGGATCCGGATTT AGCTCTTGGCTTGTTGCTCTCCGCAATAAGTTCAAGAACGAGCGACGCAAGGTGCAGAACCATGAACAAGTGCAACAAAATCGCGCCAAATTTGCAAGCAAGCGAAGTGGAACTGATGCTGAGCAGCCTAGTGAATTGCGGAGGACACAACGAGAG TCTGATGTTCATACTGCCAGTCAGCATGAAGATGAAACAAGTATAGAGAGACATGAGCAGTGGCTAAGAAGCGAGGGCAAAAAGACAGACCCTGATGAGTTCCAAATCAAAGTGAGAATGGCGGCAACCCACCGAAGCAGAGCTGCAGACCTCGCCACTCTGCCTGTGACTGTTACTGTAGTAAAATACCCGTACATCATGGCCTCCGGCAGG TTCTTCAACGAGTTTGAGAGTGCCACAAGTAAAGAAGCCCTCCAGCCTGTGCagcgtggtgtcgaggaagtgaTCAGGCTCACTGTTAGTGGTATTATTCGTACTGGCAGCCCGCTGCAGGAAAAGGCGAAACACATCCCACACCTGGAAGATGTAGGCGCAACACGAAAGAAAC ACATGCTTGCTGTGGCTGCTTTGAACATCCTGGGCTGTTCCTTGCGAGAAACAAGTGCTCTGTCACACCTCTTTGTGCATGAAAAC GTGGACCCAATGCCCATGATCCCGTGCGTCAGGTTCACAGGGGACTCACTTGACGAAGCACAGCATATGTACCTCCATGTTGATGGAACACGGCTCTTCCGGGTGATGGATGCCGAAGAAGGCATTGCAGCAATATTTGCTGCATATTGGATCTTTCAAGCCCAGTATGGAAAAGAAGTGACCAACGTCATGACGTTCATTGAACGTCAGTGGTACAAGTTGCACTCTACCAAGGCAAAGCAACAAGTGATCAAGCTAGTCAGCAAAGTGGTGAGGGCTACCACGTAA
- the LOC135389436 gene encoding uncharacterized protein LOC135389436, with product MLENGLPALSLYGVKSQCALTFEGFEPTEQIPPDPMHDLHEGVISFVLKHVLFRLVIQDKCFTLETLNKCIETFAYDPCDAKNKPEPVARTALVGKGTLRGSASQKFCLLRHLALYIGECVFSDNRAWKIYLLLREVVDLLMCRDIPVDHIPYLYRRIELFRQEFESVFPGVKVPCKMHYLLHYPSFIYKYGPLVALWSMRYEAKHQYFKDVARKIKNFKNIAFSLAQRHQLYQMFVWTQHTLEDAITTVASKTVILEHAPEPLRLYLAISSGQEQHICSMKSVTVNARTYTTGCVVTQLQEHDLPDFYEVCGIYAVNRRVTLFLRRLVTEEFDTHLFAYVVSRSEETMVTDRLSDFLSDLQTVHRKEHRDVVNPRQALL from the coding sequence ATGCTCGAGAATGGCCTCCCAGCACTGTCATTGTATGGTGTAAAGTCACAGTGTGCACTGACGTTTGAAGGTTTTGAGCCAACAGAACAAATACCTCCCGATCCAATGCATGATCTTCATGAAGGGGTCATATCCTTTGTCTTGAAACATGTGCTCTTTAGACTTGTTATTCAAGACAAGTGTTTCACCTTAGAGACATTGAACAAGTGCATCGAAACTTTTGCGTATGACCCATGCGACGCAAAGAACAAACCAGAACCAGTTGCTCGAACTGCACTGGTAGGCAAGGGCACACTGAGAGGCAGCGCGTCGCAGAAGTTTTGCCTTCTTAGGCACCTGGCGCTCTATATTGGTGAATGTGTGTTCTCAGATAATCGGGCATGGAAAATCTACCTTCTCCTCAGGGAGGTTGTCGACCTCCTAATGTGCAGAGACATTCCTGTTGACCACATCCCCTATTTGTATCGTCGCATCGAATTGTTCAGACAAGAATTTGAATCTGTTTTTCCTGGTGTTAAAGTGCCGTGCAAGATGCATTATCTCCTGCACTATCCATCCTTCATCTACAAGTATGGGCCACTGGTTGCATTATGGTCGATGCGATACGAAGCCAAGCACCAGTACTTCAAGGATGTTGCCAGGAAAATAAAAAACTTCAAGAACATTGCTTTTTCTCTTGCACAGAGGCACCAGTTGTATCAGATGTTTGTGTGGACACAGCACACTTTGGAGGATGCCATAACCACCGTCGCCAGCAAGACTGTTATTCTGGAGCATGCACCTGAGCCACTTAGGTTATATCTTGCAATAAGCAGTGGTCAGGAACAGCACATTTGTTCCATGAAAAGTGTGACAGTGAATGCCAGAACATACACCACGGGCTGTGTAGTGACACAACTCCAAGAACATGACTTGCCAGATTTTTATGAGGTGTGTGGCATTTATGCTGTCAACCGCCGTGTCACTCTCTTTCTAAGGCGGCTTGTCACGGAGGAGTTCGACACACACTTATTTGCTTACGTGGTGAGTCGCAGTGAGGAAACAATGGTGACAGACAGACTTTCTGACTTCCTTTCTGACCTACAAACTGTCCACAGGAAAGAACACAGGGACGTAGTAAACCCACGACAAGCACTCCTGTGA
- the LOC135388459 gene encoding uncharacterized protein LOC135388459 isoform X4 produces MQQPSMSSAVPEKTNDIEDRDGKAYDLPDFGWLHGSLLMVANGEPLTSSLEIKIVEFLYQSVMPFTLYPSRVFYYKVISLFLERYPHLADSIGSGFSDVHTASQHEDETSIERHEQWLRSEGKKTDPDEFQIKVRMAATHRSRAADLATLPVTVTVVKYPYIMASGRFFNEFESATSKEALQPVQRGVEEVIRLTVSGIIRTGSPLQEKAKHIPHLEDVGATRKKHMLAVAALNILGCSLRETSALSHLFVHENVDPMPMIPCVRFTGDSLDEAQHMYLHVDGTRLFRVMDAEEGIAAIFAAYWIFQAQYGKEVTNVMTFIERQWYKLHSTKAKQQVIKLVSKVVRATT; encoded by the exons ATGCAGCAGCCAAGCAtgagcagtgctgttccagaaaAAAC GAATGACATTGAAGACCGTGATGGGAAAGCATATGACCTTCCGGACTTTGGTTGGCTGCATGGGTCTCTACTTATGGTAGCAAACGGAGAGCCCTTGACATCTTCCCTCGAGATCAAAATCGTCGAGTTCTTGTACCAATCAGTCATGCCCTTCACATT ATACCCTTCTCGTGTTTTTTATTACAAAGTCATCAGCCTATTTCTTGAGCGTTACCCGCACCTTGCTGACTCCATTGGATCCGGATTT TCTGATGTTCATACTGCCAGTCAGCATGAAGATGAAACAAGTATAGAGAGACATGAGCAGTGGCTAAGAAGCGAGGGCAAAAAGACAGACCCTGATGAGTTCCAAATCAAAGTGAGAATGGCGGCAACCCACCGAAGCAGAGCTGCAGACCTCGCCACTCTGCCTGTGACTGTTACTGTAGTAAAATACCCGTACATCATGGCCTCCGGCAGG TTCTTCAACGAGTTTGAGAGTGCCACAAGTAAAGAAGCCCTCCAGCCTGTGCagcgtggtgtcgaggaagtgaTCAGGCTCACTGTTAGTGGTATTATTCGTACTGGCAGCCCGCTGCAGGAAAAGGCGAAACACATCCCACACCTGGAAGATGTAGGCGCAACACGAAAGAAAC ACATGCTTGCTGTGGCTGCTTTGAACATCCTGGGCTGTTCCTTGCGAGAAACAAGTGCTCTGTCACACCTCTTTGTGCATGAAAAC GTGGACCCAATGCCCATGATCCCGTGCGTCAGGTTCACAGGGGACTCACTTGACGAAGCACAGCATATGTACCTCCATGTTGATGGAACACGGCTCTTCCGGGTGATGGATGCCGAAGAAGGCATTGCAGCAATATTTGCTGCATATTGGATCTTTCAAGCCCAGTATGGAAAAGAAGTGACCAACGTCATGACGTTCATTGAACGTCAGTGGTACAAGTTGCACTCTACCAAGGCAAAGCAACAAGTGATCAAGCTAGTCAGCAAAGTGGTGAGGGCTACCACGTAA
- the LOC135388459 gene encoding sterile alpha motif domain-containing protein 3-like isoform X3, translating to MNDIEDRDGKAYDLPDFGWLHGSLLMVANGEPLTSSLEIKIVEFLYQSVMPFTLYPSRVFYYKVISLFLERYPHLADSIGSGFSSWLVALRNKFKNERRKVQNHEQVQQNRAKFASKRSGTDAEQPSELRRTQRESDVHTASQHEDETSIERHEQWLRSEGKKTDPDEFQIKVRMAATHRSRAADLATLPVTVTVVKYPYIMASGRFFNEFESATSKEALQPVQRGVEEVIRLTVSGIIRTGSPLQEKAKHIPHLEDVGATRKKHMLAVAALNILGCSLRETSALSHLFVHENVDPMPMIPCVRFTGDSLDEAQHMYLHVDGTRLFRVMDAEEGIAAIFAAYWIFQAQYGKEVTNVMTFIERQWYKLHSTKAKQQVIKLVSKVVRATT from the exons AT GAATGACATTGAAGACCGTGATGGGAAAGCATATGACCTTCCGGACTTTGGTTGGCTGCATGGGTCTCTACTTATGGTAGCAAACGGAGAGCCCTTGACATCTTCCCTCGAGATCAAAATCGTCGAGTTCTTGTACCAATCAGTCATGCCCTTCACATT ATACCCTTCTCGTGTTTTTTATTACAAAGTCATCAGCCTATTTCTTGAGCGTTACCCGCACCTTGCTGACTCCATTGGATCCGGATTT AGCTCTTGGCTTGTTGCTCTCCGCAATAAGTTCAAGAACGAGCGACGCAAGGTGCAGAACCATGAACAAGTGCAACAAAATCGCGCCAAATTTGCAAGCAAGCGAAGTGGAACTGATGCTGAGCAGCCTAGTGAATTGCGGAGGACACAACGAGAG TCTGATGTTCATACTGCCAGTCAGCATGAAGATGAAACAAGTATAGAGAGACATGAGCAGTGGCTAAGAAGCGAGGGCAAAAAGACAGACCCTGATGAGTTCCAAATCAAAGTGAGAATGGCGGCAACCCACCGAAGCAGAGCTGCAGACCTCGCCACTCTGCCTGTGACTGTTACTGTAGTAAAATACCCGTACATCATGGCCTCCGGCAGG TTCTTCAACGAGTTTGAGAGTGCCACAAGTAAAGAAGCCCTCCAGCCTGTGCagcgtggtgtcgaggaagtgaTCAGGCTCACTGTTAGTGGTATTATTCGTACTGGCAGCCCGCTGCAGGAAAAGGCGAAACACATCCCACACCTGGAAGATGTAGGCGCAACACGAAAGAAAC ACATGCTTGCTGTGGCTGCTTTGAACATCCTGGGCTGTTCCTTGCGAGAAACAAGTGCTCTGTCACACCTCTTTGTGCATGAAAAC GTGGACCCAATGCCCATGATCCCGTGCGTCAGGTTCACAGGGGACTCACTTGACGAAGCACAGCATATGTACCTCCATGTTGATGGAACACGGCTCTTCCGGGTGATGGATGCCGAAGAAGGCATTGCAGCAATATTTGCTGCATATTGGATCTTTCAAGCCCAGTATGGAAAAGAAGTGACCAACGTCATGACGTTCATTGAACGTCAGTGGTACAAGTTGCACTCTACCAAGGCAAAGCAACAAGTGATCAAGCTAGTCAGCAAAGTGGTGAGGGCTACCACGTAA